A single genomic interval of Oryzias latipes chromosome 3, ASM223467v1 harbors:
- the ubl7 gene encoding ubiquitin-like protein 7 yields MMASSDWRLSLKLADQPKSTFHFPEMMPGDVPPGGYRVATLKQLVAAQLPDSVPDPELIELVHCGRKLKDELTLDACGVQPGSTVHILKKTWPEPESSPEPVNRVTAAREFRVFHAALHSLNSAYRDAVYKMLTNKESLDQIIVATPGLRSDPVALGVLQDKDLFVQFTDPNMLEVLTSSHPALVNAIILVLHSVAGSMPTQSSASSSRSASSYSEMPGGFMFEGMSDDEDDFQSGSPAGPSSRGGLSAGIRPVSLGHSGAAGPRPITQSELATALALASTPDSSAVTPTTANQADPSGSMAPMPAGTPVSTDLFSQALQQALQASNVPTLQGRWQSQMQQLRDMGIQDEELMLRALQATDGDIQAALELIFAGGPGL; encoded by the exons ATGATGGCGTCCTCAGACTGGCGCTTGTCTCTGAAACTGGCGGACCAGCCCAAATCCACCTTTCACTTCCCCGAGATGATGCCCGGAGATGTCCCACCTGGAGGATACAGAGTCGCCACCTTGAAGCAGCTTGTAGCAGCGCAGCTGCCAGACTCCGTCCCAGACCCTGAACTCATAG agctggtccactgtggGCGAAAGCTCAAGGACGAGCTGACACTGGACGCCTGTGGGGTCCAGCCGGGATCCACAGTACACATTCTGAAGAAGACATGGCCAGAGCCGGAGAGCAGTCCAG agcCGGTGAACAGAGTGACTGCAGCCAGAGAGTTCCGGGTGTTCCACGCCGCTCTGCATTCGCTCAATTCAGCCTACAGAGACGCA GTCTATAAAATGCTGACGAATAAGGAGTCTCTGGATCAGATCATTGTAGCCACACCCGGCCTCAGGTCAGACCCGGTCGCTTTAG GAGTGCTTCAGGATAAGGATCTCTTTGTGCAGTTCACGGATCCAAACATGCTGGAAGT GTTAACCAGTTCCCACCCGGCACTGGTCAACGCCATCATCCTGGTCCTGCATTCAGTTGCAGGAAGCATGCCGACTCAGTCCAGTGCCAGCTCCTCCCGCTCTGCCAGCTCTTACAGTGAGATGCCAG GAGGCTTCATGTTTGAAGGCATGTCAGACGACGAGGACGACTTCCAGTCT GGCAGCCCAGCAGGCCCGTCCAGCAGAGGTGGGCTCTCTGCGGGGATTCGTCCGGTGTCTTTGGGCCACAGCGGAGCGGCCGGCCCGCGACCTATTACACAAAGTGAACTCGCAACTGCTCTGGCGCTGGCCAGCACTCCAGACAGCAGTGCAGTCACTCCCACAACAGCCAACCAG GCGGACCCCTCTGGTAGCATGGCCCCCATGCCGGCCGGGACACCAGTCAGCACGGATCTGTTCAGTCAGGCTCTGCAGCAAGCTCTGCAGGCCTCCAACGTTCCCACTCTGCAG GGCCGGTGGCAGTCCCAGATGCAGCAGCTCAGGGACATGGGCATCCAGGATGAAGAGCTGATGCTGAGGGCGCTGCAGGCCACAGACGGCGACATCCAGGCCGCCCTGGAGCTCATTTTTGCTGGTGGCCCTGGACTTTAA